TCCCTACATTCATATTTCTTTCCCAGAGGCCTCGGAAGAATGGTTCAAGCGTAGCGAAGCCtatacaactgtagaggcatacCTCAGCGCCAAAGCTTCCAAGAATGCTCGGCGACTCAAAGCTGTGTTGGGGAAAGATAGCAGCAAGTTGCTGTTGAGTATGGATGTGCATCAGAGAGTGGAGGATGAGTTTCGTGGTGTTAAAATTTGGTGGGCGTCAAACAAAATTGTTAAACAAGCAGGGCCGTCGTTCCAGCAGGAGAAGTTGTCGTACATGCTCACGTTTCATAAGAAGTACCGTGAGCAAATCACTGAGTCATATCTGGAGCATGTTATGAAGGAAGGGAAGCAAATTGGTGTGAGGAATCGGCAGAGGAAGCTCTACACCAATTGTCCCACTGAACAGTGGCCAATTTACAAGCGAAGCTTGTGGAGTAGCATCGTTTTTGAGCACCCAGCTAGCTTTGAAACAATGGGTATGGATCCGGAGAAGAAGCAGGAGATTGTTGAAGATCTGTTAACTTTCAGCAATGGTAAGAACTTTTATGCAAAGATTGGGAAGCCATGGAAGAGAGGTTATCTTCTCTATGGCCCTCCCGGGACAGGAAAGTCAACGATGATTGCAGCAATGGCAAACCTGTTGGACTATGACGTCTATGATCTTGAGCTCACAGCAGCGAAGGATAACACGGAGCTGAGGAAGCTTTTGATCGAGACTACCACTAAGTCTATCATCGTGATCGAGGATATTGATTGTTCACTTGATCTTACAGgtcaaagaaagaagaaaacaaagaaatctTCAGAGGATAATGATGAGAACGAACGTCCAAAGAAAGATGtcgaggaagagaagaagagcaACAAAGTCACACTTTCAGGGCTGTTAAATTTCGTCGATGGACTGTGGTCTGCTTGTGGGGGAGAGAGGTTGATTGTTTTTACAACAAATTATGTGGAGAAGCTGGATCCTGCACTCATAAGGAAAGGTAGAATGGATAAGCATATTGAGCTCTCTTACTGCAGTTTTGAGGCATTCAAGGCGCTTGCAAAGAATTACCTGGATCTTGAAAAGCATCCTAGGTTTGACACAATACAGTGGTTGATGGAGGAGACCAAGATCACACCTGCTGATGTTGCAGAGAACCTTATGCCAAAGTCCTCATTAGATGATGCAGACAAATGCCTATCGAATTTGATACGGGCTCTTGAGCAAGCAAAGGAAGAAGCACAAAAGAAGAAAGCTGAAGAAGCGAAACTGAAAGAGGAAGAAGCGGCAAAGAAGAAAGATGAAGAGGTGAAAGTGAAAGAGGAAGAAGTAGCAAAGAAGAAATTAGATGAAGATGAGGTGAAAGTTAAAGAGGAAGAAGCAGCAAAGAAGAAAGATGAATAGGTGAAAGTGAAATTAGAGAATGAACCAAGCTTGCAAAATGTTTCGGAATCAACTTAGGGCAGAATAAATGTTTTGTTTAGTACTAGGTCCTATGGTTTTTATTAGTATTTCTCTTCCAGTTGGGTCCAGTACTtaaaatggaagaagaagaaagcaaaAAACGTGTAGTGTTTTGTGATGAATACATGCTGCATGTGTTACTTTCAAATGTGAATTAGTCGTTCTAAGCTATAAACGCTATATTAGAAAAACATCATTGCTGCTAGATATGCGAATCACACTTTATAAGAATGATTGATCTAGACAATTTCAGCATCTCTCTATATAATATGAATTGATTGGTCATCACTTAAGAATATATAGATTGATGAACAAATGTGATCACTTAAGAATGATTGATCTAGACAATTTCAGCATTCCCTGATCTTGGTCTTGTAGAGGAAATTTGTAGTGAATTTGATGGagctctttattttctttttgaggtTTATCGAAATTTAGGGAATgagatataaaatatgaaatatgttgTGAGAGCTCTAATATGAGAGGCAGAGAGGTTGAATGGCCTCCATGCCACCTTATTAATTTTAGTACAAGAAAGTCTTATATTATACACTTctatctaattaatatatacgtAATCTAATATCTCTGtccttttatttaaatatatacatatttaaatattagagaaatgatatttacagtcgtggttatgcaagcggcgtgcagtcgctttgaaaaaaatgaattaatatgggacccacatgaaaaaaaaattaactttttaatcgtggatcttacttttttttaaaataattatacgacatttataatttcatgactgtatataatattgttctaaatattaaaatataataataaaaataataaatcacacgTTAATTTAAGAAATGTACGGTGTGAGAATTTCATATAGAAGCCCTCCTACGTAACCATCCactgtatttaaaaaataaaacccctctcaattatttttatataaaattatttgacaAGACCTAAAAGCAAGACTAAAGATACTTTAAAATTAGAGGGATGACCAAAAGTCCTTCCAGGGTTTGCACTCTGCTTTAAATGCTGTAGGGTAGTGCTAGACTGCCAGCAATGATAGTAGGCGTGCAACataaaataaagtttttattttttagtttttacatttttttaatataattaattatttttaaaaataaaatatatatatcaatacattaaaaattaatttttaattattaaataaaaataaaaatatataaaccgTTATTTGGAACGATATAAATGAGGCGGCACATCTTTAATCATGTTACTGACGTggcatattaaatatttaaatggcCGGGCATTAATATAGACAACGGTCCACGTACGTTCGTGGTTCATCCACTGCGCATGCATTGAAGCATGCATAAGAAATGACGTGGaatttaaagttatttttctcttgCGCGTCATTTGCCTGCCAATTACAAACACTAGTTGTTCCTCATTGCCCAACTGGCAACTACTCTTGTTCACTTCTATCGAACATAAAGCCAAAGCCAAATGCATGCCAGCAAGAATACTAATCAATCGTCACTAATCTTCAGGATCATCATCTATCTTTTCACGTATATATAATACGTGTACACAACATTGTTTATGGATGTCTGACTCGATTATAAGTACAAAACCAAAGGATAAAACATACAATATCATCATGTGATCATCCAACAAATCTTCTTAATTAATTCTCACTATATATTCTGAGCATTACCCACATTATTCTGCTTATCGAGCTAGGGTTTGTTGTTCAGTCGTCGTAGGATTTTGCTCGGCTATATCAGAATTATCTTCAACATCCATCAGCATCACCAACTCGAGAAATCCCACATGAAAAAACTCACATTTTTGCCGGGAAACATGGTCGAGACGTGGACAACAATGGGTTCTACCATAGCCAGCTTCATGTTTGTGTGGGCGATCATTCGCCAATACTGTCCTTACGAGCTTCGCCAATTTTTCAAGAGATATATACACAGGTTCATGGGTTACTTCAATCCCTATATTCGGATTTCCTTCCACGAGTTCAGAGGAGATCGGCTCAGGCGTAGCAAAGCTTACTCTAACGTGGAGGCATACCTCAGCGCCAACTCTTCAACGAACGCTAAAAGACTGAAAGCTGAGATGGGCAGAGACAGCAGCAAGCTGGTGTTTAGTATGGATGAGTACGAGAGAACCACAGATGAGTTTCGTGGTGTTGAGGTTCGGTGGTTGTCCAGCAAAGTTGTGTCGCAAACTGCAAGGTTGACGATTAATAATTTTCCTCAGCCGGAGACGAGGCTATACAAGCTCACGTTTCATAATAAGTACCGGGAGATAATCATGGAGTCATATTTGGAGCATGTTTTGAGGAAAGGGAAGGAGATTAGAGTGAAGAATAGGCAGAGGAAGCTCTACACAAATACTGGTCACAGATATTGCTCCAGCCACAAGCAAACCATGTGGAGTCATATTGTTTTTGAGCATCCGGCAACTTTCGAAACAATGGCAATGGATCGGGTGAAGAAGCAGGAGATTGTTGACGATCTGTTGACTTTCAGCAAGAGCAAGgacttctataaaagaattggGAAGGTGTGGAAGAGGGGTTATCTTCTTTATGGGCCTCCCGGGACAGGAAAGTCAACTATGATTGCAGCAATATCAAACCTGTTGAACTATGATGTCTATGATCTTGAACTCACAGCAGTGAGGGATAACATCGAGCTTAGGAAGCTTTTGATCGAGACAACGAGTAAGTCTATCATTGTGATTGAGGACATTGATTGCTCGCTTGATCTTACTggtcagaggaagaagaaagcaaAAAAATCTTCAGAAGATGAGAATATAGATGACAAGTTGAACAAGGAAAGTGCCAAGAAAGAAACCAAGGAAGAAGCAGGCAGCAGCAAAGTCACTCTTTCAGGGCTGTTGAACTTCATTGATGGGCTATGGTCTTCGGGTGCGGGACAGAGGCTGATTGTTTTCACTACTAATTATGTAGAAAAACTGGATCCGGCACTCATAAGAAGGGGAAGAATGGATAGGCATATTGAGTTGTCTTACTGCAGTTTCGAGGGGTTTAAGGTGCTTGCCAAGAATTACCTGGATCTTGATATGCATCCCATGTTTGATGCAATCAAGAATTTGATAGGGGAGACAGAGATCACACCGGCTGATGTTGCAGACAATCTTATGCCAAAATCTTCACTAGATTACGCGGAGAAATGCCTGTCGAACTTGATACAGATTCTTGAGGAAGCGAAGGAAGAAGCAGCAAAGAAGAAAGATGAAGAGGGGAAAGTGAATGATCCCACCATATAACCTGCTCGTTAATTTATGACAAATGTCTGTATTTAGATTTTGTAAGAAATACCATGTTCCGTAAATATCTCTACTGCTACGTTTGAGGAATGTGGTGTTTGTTTGTTATGAATGTTGTGTTTGACTTCTCTTAATCTAAAGTGTAAGTTGTGTGTCGAGTTTGTCGTGCTTTCGGGTATTTGATAAACAGGCAATCAGCTTTATGCCCCGTTTGACTTTTGTGAGGAAACACAGAATATTTTTCAAGAGATTTGTTAAATGTTGTATCACGTTAATTTTATAACAGGGAATTGGGAATGACGTGACAAATCCAAAATGGGAAACAATCCAACTTATCAGGGAAGAAAGAAACATCAACGAAGATGGATGAAGGTATGAATGAGAATGATCCAACCACGGAATATGCTGTTCAGCTTCGAGTTCaacaaataaacttaaaaagCCTTTGTGAATCAGAGATGCGACGTTGCTCTTGGAGATGATTTTCGTCTAAAAACGTTAAGCAGGCAGGTGCCAAGTTGGTCGGTGTTATTTTTCGCACGGTTAGGAATCTATTGGAAAGCCAGAAGTTGATACACAAACCTGAGAAATTCAGGCAAAAGCTGTAGAACAGGCGGTTTTATATGGGCATCTTCAACACAAATGAATTCATCAAACATTTGAGCATAAAAATTCAAAGACGatgaaaaaacaacaatgaataAAGATACAAATTAGTTTCCTTTCGAGGGAGGATGGTTCCATTACAATAAACACTACAGTTTCTAACCTGATTGCTTTACCAACAGACCCAACCAACCCAAATAATGCTCAGAGGCAGATCATTGTCATGAACACGAGAGAGAAACTACAAGGCTCGAATATCTAATAGCCAAATTTTCAGCtagaatattttagttaaaaaggttATTGTACATTGATTTGATGAACTCCGGAACTCCCAACAATTTCCTGATTCATCTGTCGTAGGTTTCTTTGAATGTGGTAGAAATGCTAAAAAATGACTACCTATTCTACATAACTCTCAGCATCACATTGCTACCTGCAGCAAATCATGCACCAAGGTAGCAGCAGCTTAAATTACACCACGGAAGAATTCTGATGGTGAAATCCTCCATGGGCATATCacaaaatttataaacttaactATCGTACATACCTTCCCTGGGAGGAAACAAATCTCCATGCTTTCCAGCATAGGGAAGCTTTAGAACTCATCTGTATCTTCATCTTTTACTACCGTGCTTGGACCATCGTCAAAACCGGAACCAGGAGCAAGCTCATTTAGGTCAAGAAAACGTCTTTTCTGTACACACTCATTTTCATCTTGGCCGGGGCTATTTGATTTATCAGGTGGCGGCTTTTGCACTTTCTCTACTGTCTCAGTATAAACTTCGACAGGCTGATCAACTTTCATTTCCTGGTCATTATCGTTGGAATCAGAATCCTGACTCTCCATTGAATAATCCCCATTCTCACTTGCATCAGTGTGTACAGCTGATGTGTTTGACTTCTCAGGTTTTGTAGACTCCGTTTCTGATTCTGAAAGCTCATACTGTCGGTAATTAATACGATTCCTAGTAGCCCTGTTACTGCGTCTTGGACCAGACTGGAGGTCATCAACTGACCTAAGTTTTGTTTCCCTCCTAGTACGGCCTGgcaattttctatattttcgGGGCTCATCGCTATCCTCACTGATACTTGcagaatcatcatcatcttcttcttcttcttcttcttcctcctcttcagcATTTTCTTCATCCCAATGATACTCGTCATCTCCTTCAGAACTACTTGACAGCTTCCTCCTCTCTTTGCGTTTCTTCAGATATTCTTCATCATAAACAGCTTCCCCAACTATATCGTCATCACTGTCATAGTCTGCTTCATTATCTGAAACTCCTCCAACAAAATCTTTTGCAAAATACCGTTGAGGTTTCTGTCTCCGCCGATTGCTGCATTTCAATACAGATTACTCAATGCAGGGATGAGaacacacaaaaataaattcagaaccgtataaaaaaaacaattaacacACCTTCGATCCAAAGGGTCTGTTTTATGCTCTTCCCGGGCATCATCAAAATCAGGTGATGTGGGAGATGGCGCACTAAAATTGACATGTTGAGAAGAATGTGAAGGGCCGCTCCATTTACCATTTGTAGAAGGTTCAGGTTTCACAACCTCTTCTCTTTTGTTTAGAGGTTCTGGGGATGGCTGTTTTCTTCTGAAACAAAAGTGAGAATGAGAATGCTTCAAAAGCTCGTTGCAGTAGCATGCAGATAGCCAAATCAATgtgagaatgagagagaaaagggagGCCGGAGGGGAGAGTAAATCAATAACACCATATGTCTTGGTAATAAATTACATACTTGGTAATCTTGATAGCTTCATTTATCGATCGGTCATAATCATCTGCAAAGCCATGACAAACAATCAGATTGCATTGTATCCATCACATGAGAAAAGCAACCTAGCTGTCGCACTGCCAAGAAATCACTGCCAACCTCCATAAAGGTATTAGTATGTGAACAGTATATGGTACCCATAAAAGATGATACCGTATATGGCTACTGCATTTTGGCTAGAGTCCAATAATTCTGTATTATTAGACACATCGAGCATATGGCTATGTTCATTAAGGGTACTATTAAGAAGAGAATGGCCAAGGTTAACAAAAGTTTTCTGCTTCATTCTATGCAAGACATCATGATTTCCCATATCATGATTAGACAGCAGAAGAGTCATTAGCAGTTGGAAAATAAacagaattaaataaaaacaaagtatcGACAGGTTGCTCTCACCAAAGGTATATGTGACAGGTTTTCTATCACGAAGGGAGCGTCCTGGAGCAAGCCCATCAACACTAAAGAAATTATCAAGAAGGAGAGCTTGTCTGTGTTGTTTTTTAAGCAACCTCTCTTTCctctgccaaaaaaaaaaaaaaaaaattaaaatttaatttcagCTTTTCAGTTGACATCATTTCCTTTCAGCACAGCAATGTAACTATAAGAATATACTCCTTTTATGAACATAAATCCACAAGACAACCCATCAAATTAAAAATGTTCTAATCAACATAAAGCTTCGGCGTACCTTATGATCCTTCTCAATCTCAGGAAGCATGTCTATCTTCAACCTTTTTCCTAGAGAAGCTTCTGTTCTATTTTTACTTGAGAAAAGCTTTTCCTGCAATAGACGGACAAATTTCATATGAGCAGCAACAGTGAGAAACTTGGAAtacattttcttaaatttagcaATTGGAAACAAATTTCAAATGAGAAATGCTTGGGATCCCGATAATGGGTCCCCAGCATTTCTcctgatagttttttttttttttttttttcccttagtgattaagttttttttattgatgtgaatttttttataaaaaaaattaagaatgtaaaaaaaatgtatgaaaaaaatatataaaaaaaaaaaggcagttTGCCTCGTCGGGGAGAATCCCTTGGTGGGGATTCTCGGTGGCTGTAGTGCCACCCATTTCAAATTTACCTGAGACATAACAGGGAAATGCCACAAAAGAATCATAGCAATCACTAGTACTTGGTAGCAAAGGTCTCATTTGACAAGCTTAAATTCTACTTGACTCCTAATTAAGTATATTGGAGAATATGCACTTCATCTAATGAGAAGCCAACAGTCTTTCATAGGTAATTCAAGATTTTACTGAAAATGCatggcccaagtacataggacaTGCAAAGAGGAAACAAAAAGCTAGCATTTATGAAACAATTCCAATAAATGATCCTACATACCAcccaaaaaatcttttataAGCAGTTGGTGTTTTCTTAATGAATGCAAGAGGCATAGCAAAAGTACACAAGTATTATATATGCAGAACACTTTTTTTACTTTGGACAAGTAAACTCAGCTTATTACATAGGCAAAGAGAAGTCGGAAAACTTTATTAGACATAGGTAAAGAGACaggaaaatcatgaaaaatcaGCCCATTACAATCTGTAGAAGATACCCGAAGGAAAAAAGTATTAAAGAACATTTTAAGCTCCTCCAATGTCCACTCATGACCCACAAAATTTGTCGTCTGCCATATAACCCTCTCCAATTGGTATAGAGATCTACTATCCTTCTGGGCATAAACCAAGCTTACAGAATTGGACTCCAACACCACCCGCTAAATTTGACACCACTCCAGTAAGCCCCATTTAGCCACTAAAACCAACTCAAAGGACCAATATTTCAGATCTAGTGACTCAAGTAACTCACCAAGTTTTACGACCTCATTAAATTTCTATCCTTCATTTTTGGAAAGCtttttagaataaaagaaaccaaaaaattcaaattggcATAAATCCttactaaataaaaattctCGGATTTGGAGGGtcaataaatcaataaataaatcaagtGTATTTTTTGCTTTAGTGCACTCCATCACGATAGACGGCTTAGCCCTATGAACCGCACACAGACAAATATAAGAGAGGGTTTTaagcttagaaaaataaatcagaGATAGAGACTAAGAGAGACGTCTGGAAGAGTTTGCTTTAGTGCACACCTTCACAATAAAAGGCTCAGCCTTATGGAATGtgcaagaataaataaataaaaaggtgtAAGTTGGAGAAagaaatcagagagagagagattgaaaggGAGGTCTAGAAGAGTGAAGAGAAGAGATTATAGGAGTTAaatttatatgcatatattctattgaatttaatttaagAATTAAATTTGGAGTACTTTTTTAAAGTCCCATTCACATTCCGACCATATAGTTAATCCTAACACCGGCTCCAACAAACTCTGACTCTGGTTGGAATAGAAATTGAGTTGGCTCAGAGCAGTGCCTTTTGCAAACCTCTACTACTCTCATTGTCGACAAGATCACCGATGAACTTCAGAAACCCTAGGTAGAGGCCTACCCCCAACTCAAGTATCAATTTTAGtcgtgagttgcttgtgtggGAATCAATCTCAGGC
This Carya illinoinensis cultivar Pawnee chromosome 11, C.illinoinensisPawnee_v1, whole genome shotgun sequence DNA region includes the following protein-coding sequences:
- the LOC122281172 gene encoding DDT domain-containing protein DDR4-like isoform X1; the protein is MSREPSPSPIPNDRSSSPENHTHMPNSQNDAPIAQKTPAVTTPTPLVNRSNRPSRACTIRAAARLQAAAAPPPAGKPKKKEQQRQDESPQQKEQCTKIITPLVGPPPPSQLPRWTIRSMWEFSSTLNFLHVFRPLLNISVEFSAEEFETALITPNDTLSDIHMPLLKAIPPVTRMALTRDTWVTVLCRKLRDWWHWVADGDLPIIASHGVEVEIYKTLDPGVRVVILKALCDIRVEQEDIRNFIDNSIKHGVQLSAFRKERVGGDSHGISYWYEDDPMIGHRLYREIRKVEVKKGKTKGSQVLSSTSYQWETVATNFDEFQDVSEKLFSSKNRTEASLGKRLKIDMLPEIEKDHKRKERLLKKQHRQALLLDNFFSVDGLAPGRSLRDRKPVTYTFDDYDRSINEAIKITKRKQPSPEPLNKREEVVKPEPSTNGKWSGPSHSSQHVNFSAPSPTSPDFDDAREEHKTDPLDRSNRRRQKPQRYFAKDFVGGVSDNEADYDSDDDIVGEAVYDEEYLKKRKERRKLSSSSEGDDEYHWDEENAEEEEEEEEEEDDDDSASISEDSDEPRKYRKLPGRTRRETKLRSVDDLQSGPRRSNRATRNRINYRQYELSESETESTKPEKSNTSAVHTDASENGDYSMESQDSDSNDNDQEMKVDQPVEVYTETVEKVQKPPPDKSNSPGQDENECVQKRRFLDLNELAPGSGFDDGPSTVVKDEDTDEF
- the LOC122281172 gene encoding DDT domain-containing protein DDR4-like isoform X2; amino-acid sequence: MSREPSPSPIPNDRSSSPENHTHMPNSQNDAPIAQKTPAVTTPTPLVNRSNRPSRACTIRAAARLQAAAAPPPAGKPKKKEQQRQDESPQQKEQCTKIITPLVGPPPPSQLPRWTIRSMWEFSSTLNFLHVFRPLLNISVEFSAEEFETALITPNDTLSDIHMPLLKAIPPVTRMALTRDTWVTVLCRKLRDWWHWVADGDLPIIASHGVEVEIYKTLDPGVRVVILKALCDIRVEQEDIRNFIDNSIKHGVQLSAFRKERVGGDSHGISYWYEDDPMIGHRLYREIRKVEVKKGKTKGSQVLSSTSYQWETVATNFDEFQDVSEKLFSSKNRTEASLGKRLKIDMLPEIEKDHKRKERLLKKQHRQALLLDNFFSVDGLAPGRSLRDRKPVTYTFDDYDRSINEAIKITKKQPSPEPLNKREEVVKPEPSTNGKWSGPSHSSQHVNFSAPSPTSPDFDDAREEHKTDPLDRSNRRRQKPQRYFAKDFVGGVSDNEADYDSDDDIVGEAVYDEEYLKKRKERRKLSSSSEGDDEYHWDEENAEEEEEEEEEEDDDDSASISEDSDEPRKYRKLPGRTRRETKLRSVDDLQSGPRRSNRATRNRINYRQYELSESETESTKPEKSNTSAVHTDASENGDYSMESQDSDSNDNDQEMKVDQPVEVYTETVEKVQKPPPDKSNSPGQDENECVQKRRFLDLNELAPGSGFDDGPSTVVKDEDTDEF
- the LOC122281814 gene encoding AAA-ATPase ASD, mitochondrial-like, with product MLPATMAEMWASVGSTIASIMFVWTIVQRYCPYELRRFFDKYTYIINGYFNPYIHISFPEASEEWFKRSEAYTTVEAYLSAKASKNARRLKAVLGKDSSKLLLSMDVHQRVEDEFRGVKIWWASNKIVKQAGPSFQQEKLSYMLTFHKKYREQITESYLEHVMKEGKQIGVRNRQRKLYTNCPTEQWPIYKRSLWSSIVFEHPASFETMGMDPEKKQEIVEDLLTFSNGKNFYAKIGKPWKRGYLLYGPPGTGKSTMIAAMANLLDYDVYDLELTAAKDNTELRKLLIETTTKSIIVIEDIDCSLDLTGQRKKKTKKSSEDNDENERPKKDVEEEKKSNKVTLSGLLNFVDGLWSACGGERLIVFTTNYVEKLDPALIRKGRMDKHIELSYCSFEAFKALAKNYLDLEKHPRFDTIQWLMEETKITPADVAENLMPKSSLDDADKCLSNLIRALEQAKEEAQKKKAEEAKLKEEEAAKKKDEEVKVKEEEVAKKKLDEDEVKVKEEEAAKKKDE
- the LOC122281173 gene encoding AAA-ATPase ASD, mitochondrial-like, giving the protein MKKLTFLPGNMVETWTTMGSTIASFMFVWAIIRQYCPYELRQFFKRYIHRFMGYFNPYIRISFHEFRGDRLRRSKAYSNVEAYLSANSSTNAKRLKAEMGRDSSKLVFSMDEYERTTDEFRGVEVRWLSSKVVSQTARLTINNFPQPETRLYKLTFHNKYREIIMESYLEHVLRKGKEIRVKNRQRKLYTNTGHRYCSSHKQTMWSHIVFEHPATFETMAMDRVKKQEIVDDLLTFSKSKDFYKRIGKVWKRGYLLYGPPGTGKSTMIAAISNLLNYDVYDLELTAVRDNIELRKLLIETTSKSIIVIEDIDCSLDLTGQRKKKAKKSSEDENIDDKLNKESAKKETKEEAGSSKVTLSGLLNFIDGLWSSGAGQRLIVFTTNYVEKLDPALIRRGRMDRHIELSYCSFEGFKVLAKNYLDLDMHPMFDAIKNLIGETEITPADVADNLMPKSSLDYAEKCLSNLIQILEEAKEEAAKKKDEEGKVNDPTI